From one Rhodoferax sp. PAMC 29310 genomic stretch:
- a CDS encoding CaiB/BaiF CoA-transferase family protein — translation MTETKQLGALSHLKVLDLSRVLAGPWCTQMLADLGADVIKVERPGAGDDTRHWGPPFLKDAEGNDTDQATYFTSCNRNKRSITIDMAKPEGQALIRQMALRSDILVENFKVGGLASYGLDYANLKEINPRLIYCSITGFGQDGPYAERAGYDLMIQAMTGMMSITGRPDDVPGGGPQRVGVALTDLFTGVYATSAILAALEVRNRTGAGQLIDMALLDVGMAILANQAAGFVNTGNVPHRQGNSHPSLAPYQDFPTEDGAMLLAIGNDGQFARFCEAAGRPEWAADPRFGSNTLRVRHREVLIPAMQAHTRTQTTAQWIALLEKKAVPCGPINDIGQAFDDEQVKARGLHIKQAVASDLYERTAIESIAGVASPLRLTATPPVLIRPPPGLGEHTDEVLAELGLGASEMAALRATGVV, via the coding sequence ATGACTGAAACCAAGCAACTAGGCGCCCTGTCCCACCTCAAAGTGCTCGACCTCTCCCGCGTGCTCGCCGGCCCCTGGTGCACCCAAATGCTGGCGGATCTCGGTGCGGACGTGATCAAGGTCGAGCGCCCCGGTGCGGGTGACGACACCCGCCACTGGGGCCCTCCCTTCCTCAAGGATGCTGAAGGCAACGACACCGATCAAGCCACCTATTTCACATCCTGCAACCGCAACAAGCGCTCCATCACGATCGATATGGCCAAGCCCGAAGGCCAGGCCTTGATTCGGCAAATGGCCTTGCGGAGCGACATTTTGGTGGAGAACTTCAAGGTCGGCGGCCTGGCCAGCTACGGGCTGGATTACGCCAACCTCAAGGAGATCAACCCACGATTGATCTACTGCTCCATCACCGGCTTTGGGCAAGACGGCCCCTACGCCGAGCGAGCCGGTTACGACCTGATGATTCAGGCCATGACCGGCATGATGAGCATCACCGGCCGCCCGGACGACGTGCCCGGCGGCGGCCCCCAGCGTGTGGGCGTGGCGCTGACTGACTTGTTCACCGGCGTTTACGCGACCTCCGCCATTTTGGCGGCGCTGGAAGTGCGCAACCGCACCGGGGCGGGGCAACTCATTGACATGGCTTTGCTGGATGTCGGCATGGCGATATTGGCCAACCAAGCGGCGGGCTTTGTGAACACCGGCAACGTGCCGCACCGCCAAGGCAACAGCCACCCCAGCCTGGCGCCCTATCAGGACTTTCCGACCGAAGACGGCGCCATGCTGCTGGCCATTGGCAACGACGGCCAGTTCGCCCGATTTTGCGAGGCCGCCGGGCGCCCGGAATGGGCCGCAGACCCCCGCTTTGGCAGCAATACCTTGCGCGTGCGCCACCGCGAGGTGTTGATTCCTGCCATGCAGGCGCACACCCGCACCCAAACGACGGCGCAGTGGATCGCACTGTTGGAGAAAAAAGCGGTGCCCTGTGGGCCCATCAATGACATTGGCCAGGCCTTTGACGACGAGCAGGTGAAGGCCAGGGGTTTGCATATAAAACAGGCTGTAGCGTCCGACTTATATGAGAGAACAGCTATTGAATCCATAGCGGGTGTGGCCAGCCCTCTGCGTTTGACGGCCACGCCACCGGTGCTGATTCGCCCACCGCCAGGTTTAGGCGAGCACACCGACGAGGTGTTGGCTGAATTGGGTCTGGGCGCCAGTGAGATGGCTGCCCTGCGCGCCACGGGCGTCGTCTAG
- a CDS encoding hemolysin III family protein, which translates to MTDRPQSLGEEIANSVSHGVALLAAIAAVPFLVTAARPLSTLSFIGTLVFAATMVLLYLASTLYHALPSGRTKALFLKLDHGAIYLFIAGSYTPFALGALGGPWGWTLFGVIWSLAAMGIALKAFDQLTHPWWSTGLYLAMGWLVVVAAVPLIERVPLPGLLWLLAGGLAYTVGVVFFVLDSRIRYSHAVWHGFVATGTACHFFAVLDYAA; encoded by the coding sequence ATGACCGACCGACCGCAAAGCCTGGGGGAAGAAATCGCCAACAGCGTGAGCCACGGCGTCGCCCTGCTGGCGGCCATTGCGGCCGTGCCCTTTCTGGTGACCGCAGCCCGCCCGCTCAGCACGCTGAGCTTTATTGGCACCCTGGTGTTTGCGGCGACCATGGTGCTGCTTTATCTGGCCTCCACGCTGTACCACGCTTTGCCCAGCGGCCGCACCAAGGCCCTGTTCCTGAAACTTGACCACGGCGCGATTTACCTCTTTATCGCCGGTAGCTACACCCCGTTTGCCTTGGGCGCCCTGGGCGGGCCTTGGGGCTGGACCCTGTTTGGCGTGATCTGGTCGTTGGCCGCCATGGGTATTGCGCTGAAGGCGTTTGACCAGTTGACTCACCCCTGGTGGTCCACCGGGCTTTACCTGGCCATGGGCTGGTTGGTGGTGGTGGCCGCTGTGCCGTTGATCGAACGCGTGCCCCTGCCCGGCCTCTTGTGGCTGCTGGCCGGCGGCCTGGCCTACACCGTAGGCGTTGTTTTTTTTGTACTGGATTCCCGAATTCGGTACTCCCATGCCGTGTGGCATGGCTTTGTGGCCACCGGAACCGCTTGTCACTTTTTCGCGGTGCTGGACTACGCGGCTTGA
- a CDS encoding carbon-nitrogen hydrolase family protein — protein sequence MKNPLTLALYQCTPAPLDVPANLRRLETAAEQAAQGGADVLVCPEMFLTGYNISFDAVRQLAQAANGDYAQAVADIARRHAIALLYGYPELGDGGAVFNAAQWISAAGERCLNYRKTHLYGALDKTQFSPGRPTPGWVDLKGWRVGVLICYDVEFPENTRRLALEGAELIAVPTANMPEFDFVSKALVPVRAYENQVYVAYANYVGSEGAVIYGGLSTVAAPDGALLAQAGHEETLVFATLLAPRLAAARLHCSHLTDVKAP from the coding sequence ATGAAAAACCCGCTGACGCTGGCCCTGTACCAATGCACGCCAGCCCCGCTGGACGTGCCCGCCAATTTGCGGCGCCTGGAGACAGCGGCCGAGCAGGCGGCGCAGGGCGGCGCCGATGTGCTGGTGTGCCCCGAGATGTTCTTGACTGGCTACAACATCAGTTTCGACGCAGTGCGACAACTGGCACAAGCCGCGAACGGCGACTATGCGCAGGCGGTTGCCGACATCGCCCGGCGCCACGCCATCGCCCTGCTCTATGGCTACCCTGAACTGGGCGACGGGGGCGCGGTTTTCAACGCCGCCCAGTGGATCAGCGCCGCTGGCGAGCGCTGCCTCAACTACCGAAAGACGCATCTCTACGGCGCGCTGGACAAGACGCAGTTTTCGCCCGGCAGACCTACCCCAGGTTGGGTAGACCTCAAGGGCTGGCGGGTGGGTGTTCTGATTTGTTATGACGTTGAGTTTCCTGAAAACACGCGTCGCCTGGCCCTGGAAGGTGCTGAACTGATTGCCGTGCCTACTGCGAATATGCCGGAATTTGACTTCGTTTCCAAAGCCCTAGTCCCCGTGCGCGCCTATGAAAACCAAGTCTATGTAGCCTACGCGAACTACGTGGGTTCTGAGGGCGCGGTGATCTATGGCGGACTGAGCACGGTGGCCGCGCCTGATGGGGCCCTGCTGGCCCAAGCCGGACACGAAGAAACGCTGGT
- a CDS encoding acyl-CoA dehydrogenase: MAHAAFNWQDPFLLDSQLSDDERMVRDASAAYCQDKLQPRVIEAFRKEQTDASIFREMGELGLLGPTIPEAYGGPGLNYVAYGLIAREVERVDSGYRSMMSVQSSLVMVPIFEFGNEATKQKYLPKLATGEWIGCFGLTEPDHGSDPGSMITRAHKVDGGYKLTGSKMWISNSPIADVFVVWAKEVSASGQVGPIRGFVLDKGSKGLSAPAIHGKVGLRASITGEIVMDGVFCPEENAFPEVQGLKGPFTCLNSARYGIAWGALGAAEDCWFRARTYTMDRKQFGRPLAANQLIQKKLADMQTEIALGLQGCLRLGRMKDEGTAAVEITSILKRNSCGKSLDIARLARDMMGGNGISDEYGVARHLVNLEVVNTYEGTHDIHALILGRAQTGIPAFS, encoded by the coding sequence ATGGCCCACGCCGCATTCAACTGGCAAGACCCTTTTTTGCTGGACAGCCAGCTCAGCGACGACGAACGCATGGTGCGCGACGCCTCCGCCGCGTACTGCCAAGACAAATTGCAACCGCGTGTGATTGAGGCCTTTCGCAAAGAGCAAACTGATGCGTCCATCTTTCGTGAGATGGGTGAACTGGGGCTGCTCGGCCCCACGATTCCTGAAGCCTATGGCGGCCCGGGTCTGAACTATGTCGCCTACGGCCTGATCGCCCGCGAAGTCGAGCGCGTGGACAGCGGTTACCGCTCCATGATGAGCGTACAAAGCTCGTTGGTGATGGTGCCGATTTTTGAATTCGGCAATGAAGCCACCAAACAAAAATACCTGCCTAAGCTGGCCACCGGCGAGTGGATTGGCTGCTTCGGCCTGACCGAGCCTGACCATGGCTCCGACCCCGGCTCCATGATCACCCGCGCCCACAAAGTGGACGGTGGCTACAAGCTGACCGGCTCCAAAATGTGGATTTCCAACAGCCCCATTGCTGATGTGTTTGTGGTCTGGGCGAAAGAGGTGAGTGCGTCTGGCCAAGTGGGCCCGATTCGCGGCTTTGTGCTGGACAAAGGCTCCAAAGGCCTGTCCGCCCCCGCCATCCACGGCAAAGTGGGCCTGCGCGCCAGCATCACTGGTGAGATCGTGATGGACGGCGTGTTCTGCCCTGAAGAAAATGCCTTTCCTGAAGTGCAAGGCCTCAAAGGCCCCTTCACTTGCCTCAACTCCGCGCGCTACGGCATTGCCTGGGGCGCACTGGGTGCCGCTGAAGACTGCTGGTTCCGTGCTCGCACGTACACCATGGACCGCAAACAGTTCGGTCGTCCGCTGGCCGCGAACCAACTCATTCAGAAAAAACTGGCCGACATGCAGACCGAGATCGCGCTGGGCTTGCAAGGATGTTTGCGCTTGGGTCGCATGAAGGACGAGGGCACGGCTGCCGTTGAAATCACCTCCATTCTGAAGCGCAACAGCTGCGGGAAGTCGCTTGACATTGCCCGTTTGGCGCGCGACATGATGGGCGGCAACGGCATCTCTGACGAGTACGGTGTGGCCCGCCATTTGGTGAACTTGGAAGTTGTGAATACCTATGAAGGTACGCACGATATTCATGCGCTGATTTTGGGTCGGGCGCAGACGGGAATTCCTGCTTTTTCTTGA
- a CDS encoding glycine zipper 2TM domain-containing protein codes for MKQLLTATVLLTGVLSVQAQTMIDTARVRSAEPQYETTRVPRQECTNRWQPERGGRHSQVYQEQEQYQERNQDAERRYGGAIVGGLAGGVLGNQVGAGNGKVAATAIGAVLGAFAGDHLDNRNARPAPPPAYPAQVYQTGGREGNRCQTVYETQSELTGYQVVYEYRGQNYSTFMRNNPGNRLKVRVSVEPIQE; via the coding sequence ATGAAGCAACTTTTAACTGCCACTGTTCTGCTCACCGGCGTCTTGAGTGTGCAAGCCCAGACCATGATCGACACCGCCCGCGTGCGCAGTGCCGAGCCCCAGTACGAGACCACCCGTGTGCCGCGCCAAGAGTGCACCAACCGTTGGCAACCTGAGCGCGGGGGGCGCCACAGCCAGGTTTACCAGGAGCAGGAGCAATACCAGGAACGCAATCAGGACGCCGAGCGCCGTTACGGCGGCGCCATTGTGGGCGGCCTCGCTGGCGGCGTATTGGGAAATCAAGTAGGGGCCGGCAACGGCAAAGTGGCGGCCACCGCCATAGGCGCGGTGCTGGGTGCGTTTGCGGGTGACCATCTGGACAACCGCAACGCCCGACCGGCACCGCCTCCGGCCTACCCGGCGCAGGTCTATCAAACGGGCGGGCGCGAGGGGAATCGTTGCCAAACCGTATACGAGACCCAGTCGGAACTGACGGGCTACCAGGTGGTCTACGAGTACCGTGGCCAAAACTACAGCACCTTCATGCGCAACAACCCCGGCAACCGGCTGAAGGTGCGTGTGTCGGTTGAGCCGATTCAGGAATAG
- a CDS encoding NAD(P)/FAD-dependent oxidoreductase: MTTSAPSQKPITHFGPDFPFPFDDWISHPAGLGTLPSQRLGEEVAIVGAGMAGMVAAYELMKLGLKPVIYEASKMGGRLRSQCFEGTPNVVAELGGMRFPVSSTAFYHYVETLGLQTQAFPNPLTPASGSTVIDLEGQTYYAESLADLPPLFREVADAWAEALETDARFSDVQTAIRGRDVAALKKLWNTLIPLWDDRTFYDFIASSKAFARLSFHHREVFGQVGFGTGGWDSDFPNSMLEILRVVMTNCDENQRLIVGGADQVPHGLWRHAPDQLAHWPRGTTLSSLHGGATRAGVSRIARAADGRLEVTDCWGAKRTYAAVLTTCQSWLLTTQIECEESLFSQKVWMALDRTRYMQSSKTFVMVDRPFWKDKDPETGLDVMSMTLTDRLTRGTYLFDNGPDQPAVICLSYAWMGDALKMLPQSVEKRVKLALDALKKIYPKVDIASHIIGDPICVSWEADPHFLGAFKGALPGHYRYNQRMFAHFMQDLFPKQQRGIFIAGDDVSWTPAWVEGAVQTSLNAVWGISHHLGGQTHANNPGPGDLFGTLGPIELPE; the protein is encoded by the coding sequence ATGACGACCTCTGCCCCCTCTCAAAAGCCCATCACCCACTTTGGGCCTGATTTCCCGTTTCCCTTTGACGACTGGATCAGTCACCCGGCCGGTTTGGGCACACTGCCCTCGCAACGCTTGGGAGAAGAGGTCGCGATTGTGGGCGCCGGCATGGCGGGCATGGTGGCGGCTTATGAACTGATGAAACTCGGCCTCAAGCCGGTGATCTATGAGGCCTCCAAAATGGGTGGGCGTCTGCGATCACAGTGCTTTGAAGGCACGCCCAATGTGGTGGCCGAACTGGGTGGCATGCGGTTTCCCGTGTCGTCCACGGCCTTCTACCACTACGTAGAGACACTGGGTCTGCAAACCCAGGCTTTTCCGAACCCGCTGACACCGGCCTCTGGCAGCACTGTGATTGATCTGGAGGGCCAGACCTACTACGCCGAGTCGCTGGCAGATCTGCCCCCGCTGTTTCGTGAGGTGGCCGACGCGTGGGCAGAAGCGCTGGAGACCGATGCGCGATTCTCGGATGTTCAAACCGCGATTCGCGGGCGTGACGTGGCGGCCCTGAAGAAGCTGTGGAACACCCTGATTCCGCTCTGGGATGACCGCACCTTTTATGACTTTATTGCAAGTTCAAAGGCGTTTGCACGACTGTCTTTTCACCACCGCGAGGTATTTGGGCAAGTGGGGTTTGGCACCGGCGGCTGGGACTCCGACTTTCCCAACTCCATGCTGGAGATCTTGCGCGTGGTCATGACCAATTGCGATGAGAATCAGCGCCTGATCGTGGGTGGCGCCGACCAGGTGCCGCATGGCCTGTGGCGCCATGCGCCTGATCAACTGGCCCATTGGCCGAGGGGAACCACCTTGTCCTCTTTGCACGGCGGTGCTACTCGAGCAGGGGTTTCGCGCATTGCCCGTGCCGCTGACGGCCGCCTGGAAGTCACTGACTGCTGGGGTGCCAAACGGACTTATGCCGCGGTATTAACCACTTGCCAAAGCTGGCTGCTGACGACTCAGATTGAATGCGAAGAATCCCTGTTCTCGCAGAAGGTCTGGATGGCGCTGGACCGCACCCGCTATATGCAATCGTCCAAGACCTTTGTCATGGTGGACCGCCCGTTCTGGAAAGACAAAGACCCCGAGACCGGGCTCGACGTGATGAGCATGACGCTGACCGACCGGCTCACTCGGGGCACTTATCTGTTTGACAACGGGCCGGATCAACCGGCAGTGATATGCCTGTCCTACGCCTGGATGGGCGACGCGCTGAAAATGTTGCCGCAAAGCGTGGAAAAGCGCGTCAAGCTGGCGCTGGACGCGCTCAAAAAGATCTACCCCAAGGTGGACATTGCCAGCCACATCATTGGCGATCCGATTTGCGTGTCGTGGGAGGCCGACCCCCACTTTTTGGGAGCCTTCAAGGGCGCCCTTCCGGGGCACTACCGCTACAACCAACGTATGTTTGCGCATTTCATGCAGGACTTGTTCCCCAAGCAACAGCGCGGTATTTTCATTGCGGGCGATGATGTTTCCTGGACACCCGCCTGGGTCGAAGGGGCGGTGCAAACTTCGCTCAACGCGGTGTGGGGCATCTCGCACCATTTGGGAGGGCAAACGCATGCGAACAACCCCGGCCCGGGCGACCTGTTTGGCACCCTGGGTCCCATTGAGTTGCCAGAATGA